The DNA window CTCGATTCGATCACGCTGAGCTACACGTTTCACAAGAAAAAAGACGCCGCGAGCTGAACGCACGCGCGTTGTTGCCGTCTCGCCACGCCATCGCGGGGTGGGCATTTCCTTCGCTCACCCCCTAGACCCGCGCGTCTCGCGCGATTAAGGGCAGCGTCAACCATTTACCTGAGAGACGGACACCATGGCCGGTAGCAAAACCCACGACTATCACATTCTCGATCCCGATCCGTGGCCGCTGATCGGCTCGTTCAGCGCGCTGACCTTCACCACCGGGATGGTTTTGAGCATGCACCCGGAGGAACTTCCCTTCGGTACGCCGGTGCTGATCGCCGGGATCATCGGCCTTGTGTTCACCTTCTTCAGCTGGTTCGGTAACATCATCCGCGAAGCGCAGGCGGGCGACCATACCCCGGTCGTGCAGCTGCACCTTCGCTACGGCATGATCCTGTTCATCGCCTCGGAAGTGATGTTCTTCGTCGGCTGGTTCTGGAGCTGGTTCGATTTCGCACTGTTCCCTTCGACATTGAGCGATGCGATCGGTGGGCAATTCCCGCCTGTCGCGATCGAAGGCGTGATCAATGCATTCGACCTCCCGCTGCTCAACACCCTGATCCTGCTGTGCTCGGGCACCACGGTTACGTGGGCGCACCACTCGCTGATCAACGGCGATCGCGACGGACTGAAGAAGGGCCTGTGGGCGACCATCATCCTCGGCGTCATCTTCAGCTGCATCCAGGCCTACGAATACAGCGTGGCGCCGTTCCCCTTCGGTGAGAACACCTATAGCTCTGCCTTCTACATGGCGACCGGTTTCCACGGCTTCCACGTCATCATCGGCACGATCTTCCTGATCGTTTGCCTGGTGCGCGCCTATAAGGGGCACTTCACGCCGAAGCAGCATTTCGGCTTCGAGGCGGCGGCCTGGTACTGGCACTTCGTCGATGTCGTGTGGCTGTTCCTCTTCATCGCCATCTATGTCTGGGGCGGTTGGGGCTATCCGACCCATTAAGGCTCTCGCCGAAAGGAGCCTCGCATGAGGCGCCTTCCCATATTCTCTACGATCATCGTCGCGGCGGCCGTCGCGACGATGATCGCGCTTGGGATATGGCAATTGGGTCGCGGCACCGAGCGTGACCGCCTCAAACAGGCGATGGCCGAGCGGCCCGCCATGGCGATGCTCGACTATCCGTTCGCCGATCCTACCGATCCCCGCTATCTCTATCGCCGCCTGCGGGCCGATTGCGACACGGTGACGGGCTTCGAAGTCGCCGGAGGGAAGGACGCGGCAGATCACACGGGATGGCGGCAGATCGCCACCTGTCGCAACGATGCGAGCGGACAGACCTTCAAGGTCCAGATCGGGATTGCCGAACGCCCCGACGCCGAGGTCCAATGGCAGGGAGGACCGGTCCAGGGCCTCGCCGCCGCCGCTCCCGACCAGCGCGGTTTCCTTCAACGCCTGACCTTCCGTCCGGCCCACCGTCCGGCGATGATCGTCGCGGCCGATCCGAAGGCAGGGCTGCAGGCCTCGCGACAGCCCGATCCTTCAGAATACGAAAACACCTCGTGGGGCTATGCCGGGCAGTGGTTCTTCTTCGCGCTCACCGCGCTGGTGGTCTACGCGCTCGCCTTGCGCCGCCGCTGGCGCGACAGGAGCTGAGGCTCCGGGCGGCTCGTCGAGCTAGTCGCCCAAGTCTAGCCGCCGCTGCACGCCGATCGCCGTCAGAAAGCCGGCATCATGGCTGACGCAGACGATCGCTCCATCCCAGTCTGCCAGAGCCGCTTCGAGCTGTTCGGTAGCAGCGAGGTCGAGATGATTGGTCGGTTCGTCGAGCAACAGCATTTGCGGCGGGGTTGGGGCCGCGAACAGGCAAGCGAGAGCGAGGCGCATCCGTTCGCCGCCCGATAGTCCATTGACCTCCCGTTCGGCCCAGACATTGCGGAATCCGAACCCTGCCAGCGCGCCATGCGCAGCTTCGCGCGTCAGCCCGGGATTAAGCCGGGGCATCGCTTCAATCAGCGTTTCTCGCGGATCGAGCAGGGAGAGATGCTGGTCGAGCCATGCTATTCGCGCGCCGTCGCGCTGGATATCTCCGCCGTCTGGCGAGTCTTTACCGGCCAGCAGACGCATCAGGGTCGTCTTGCCCGATCCGTTCGGTCCTTCGATCGCAACCCGCTCGGGCCCGCGCACGGTGAGGTCGATCCCGGAAAACAGCGTGCGACTGCCGACTCGCCGATTGAGGTTGCGAGCCTCGATCAGCACGTGGTTGGCCGCCAGACCCGATGGCGGGAGAGCCATGTCGATGGGGATCTCGCGTTCGACATCCGCGCGAGCGGCCTCGCGTTTCTCTTCTGCTTCGCCCACTTGGTCTGCGCCGCCGGTGCGATAGCGCGCGGCGGTGCGTTCGGCGCGCTCCTGGCGCGCGTCGAGCAGGATCTTGGGCTGGCTCCGGCTTACGCGCCGGGCGCGACCGCGGCTGTCGCGCCGGTCCTGCTTCTCGCGTTCGCGCTGGGCTTCGCGCCGGGTGGAGGCGAGCGCGTGCTCGCTGCTTTCGAGTGCGCGCTCGGCCCGCTCTCGCTCGGCCGTGCGAATGCGCTGGAATTCCTCCCATCCGCCACCGACGATATGCACGCCCACCCGGGTAAGTTCGACGATGCGGTCGACCTGCGCCAGCAATTCACGATCGTGGCTTGCGACGAGCGCGCCGCCGTTCCAGTCGCGCAGAAGGGCGGCGATGGCGTCGCGGCCCGCGCGGTCGAGATTATTGGTCGGTTCGTCGAGCAACAACACGTCGGGTTGGTCGATCAGCATGGCCGCGATTGCCACGCGTGTCCGCTCGCCGCCGCTCAGGGTGGAAAGCGTGCGTGCGAGCTCGATCGTTGGCAAGCCTGCCTGCGCCAACGCCTGCTCGATCCGTGTGGTCAGGCTCCAGTCGGCGGCATCGAGATCGTCACCTTCGAGCGCGCCGCGTTCGATCCGGTCGAGCCGGGCCAGTTTCTCTGTCACGCCAAGCGTCTCGGCAACCGAAAGCTGCGGGTCGGGTGACTGATCGAGCATGGCGACGCGACCGGGCCGCACGATCTCGCCCGCCACCGGGGCGATTCTCCCCGCGATCGCCGCGAGCAGAGTCGATTTGCCCGAACCGTTGCGGCCGACGAGGCCGACGGCCTCATGGCCCAGCGCAAGGTCGAGGCCGGAAAACAGGGGGGTGGAATCGGGGGCGGCGCAGGCGACGCCGGACAAGGTTAGCAATGACATGGGAAACACCGATGCAGTCAGGGAGGGAAACGGCTCGCTGATCGATCAGATGTTCACGTCATCGCACTCCTGGATTGGGTCGCATTTGGTTGCCGAGCACTAGCAGAGGGGCTGCGGTTTTTCAATCGATCGCGGTCAAAGCCGCGTCCCCGCCTTGCCGATGGCGGGAGGGGCAGCTAGCGAATGGGACCATGCGTTACGTTTCCACCCGCGGCGGACCAGCCACCTCTTCGGCTCGCGATGCAATCCTGTCGGGCACCGCGCCCGACGGCGGCTTGTGGATGCCCGAAGCGATTCCGCAATTGCCCGCTGAACGGATCGCCGAGCTTGCCGAGCTGCCCTATCCCGATCTTGCTGCGCTGATCCTGTCGCCCTTCATCGGCGATGCCATCGACGACCAGCGGCTGCTTGATCTGTGTATCGAGGCCTATGCGGGCTTCGACGATCCCGAGGTGGCGCCATTGGTCCCGCTGGCCGGACGGCACTGGCTGCTCGAGCTGTTTCGCGGGCCGACGCTCGCATTCAAGGATTTCGCCCTCCAAGTGCTCGGTCGTGTGCTGGCCGAACTGGTCGGCGAGCGTCCCTTGGTCCTCGTCGGCGCGACCAGCGGTGACACGGGAAGCGCTGCGATCGCGGCGGTGGCCGGTCGGCCCAATATCGCGCTCGTCATGCTGCATCCCGAAGGCAGGGTCAGCGAAGTCCAGCGACGGCAGATGACCACGGTCGACGCGCCGAATATCGTCAATCTCGCCGTGCGCGGCAGTTTCGACGATTGCCAGCGACTGGTGAAGCAACTCTTCGCCGAAGGGGTGGGCGATCTCCGGCTCGGCGCGGTCAATTCGATCAACTGGCTGCGGATCGCCGCGCAGGTCCCGTATTATTTCGCCGCTGCGGCCAAGCTCAATGCGATCGAGCACCCGGTCGCATTCGCAGTGCCGAGCGGCAATTTCGGCAATGCCTGTGCAGGCTACGTCGCGCGGGCGATGGGGCTGCCGATCGAGCGGTTGATTATCGCTACCAATTCCAACGATATCCTCCACCGCGCATTCACGACCGGTCTGTACGAACGCGGCGAAGCGCTGGCGACCACCGCGCCCGCGATGGACATCCAGGTCGCGAGCAATTTCGAGCGGATGCTGTTCGTGGCCGATCGCGAAGCGGTGCCCGAACAGATGAAGGCGCTGGCGGAAAACGGTCGCTTCCACCTGACCCATGCGCAGCGCGATCTCGTCGACGCGCGCTTTTCCAGCGCCAGCGCCGATGAGCCTGCAATCGTCGCGGCGACTCGCTGGGCGAATGAGCGTGCGGGACAGGTCATCGACCCGCATACCGCGGCAGGGCTTCATGCCGCGCTGCATTCCGATTTGCCACACGATGTGCCGATCGTGACGCTCGGCACTGCGCATCCGGCCAAGTTCCCCGATGCGGTTGCCGCCGCGCTGGGTGAGCGTCCACCGATGACCGAGGCGTTGCAAGAGATGTTCGCCCGGCCCGAGCTTTACGAGGTCGTCGATGCCGATGCCGAGGCTATTGCCGGGCATGTGCGGAAGTTGGCAGGTCCATCGGCATGAGCGTGGCATTGTGTGCCGCGCCGCAATTGATGATCGGCGAGGCGTGGGACGATTACGGCCTGATCGACAGCGGCAACGGGCGAAAATACGAACGCTATGGCCGGTTCCGCTTCATCCGGCCGGAACCGCTCGCGCTGTGGCAACCGCGGCTCGACGAATGGCCTGCCGATGGCGAATTCGTACCCGGCAGCGACGAGGATGGCGGCGGACGCTGGAACCTGTCGCCAGAGGTGCCGGAGGACGGCTGGACGCTCCATCGGGGTGCGGCCAAATTCACCGCGCAATGCACGCCGTTTCGCCATCTCGGTTTCTTTCCCGATATGGCTCCGGTGTGGGACTGGATGGGCGCGCAATTGGGGTCACGGGACGAAAGCGCTGATCGCCCAACGATGAACCTGTTCGGTTACACCGGCGTCGGCAGCCTCGCTTTGAGCGAGCAGGGCCCTGTTACCCATGTCGATGCGTCGAAGAAATCGGTCGCCCAGGCGCGCGAGAATGCCGCGATGTCCGGGATGGAGGACCGCCCGATCCGCTGGCTGGTGGACGATGCAATGAAATTTGCCGCGCGCGAGGTCCGGCGGGAGAACCGCTATGACGGGATCATTCTTGACCCGCCCAAATTCGGGCGCGGGCCGAAGAATGAGACCTGGCGGATCGAGGAAGGGCTGCCCGCGCTGATCGACGATTGCGGCCAACTGCTCGATCCCGACAGCCGCTTCCTGTTCCTCACCGTTTATGCCGTGCGGATGAGCGCATTGTCGCTCGGCCAGTTGCTGGCCGAAAAACTGGCGCATCTGCCGGGCACGGTCGAGTTCGGCGAACTGGCCGTGCGCGAAGAAGGCGAGGGCGGCCGGATCCTGCCGACCGCGCTCTTCGCCCGCTGGTCGAACGCCTAGCTTGTCGGTGCCAGCTCGCCCAGGAAGGCGCGGATACGCTTTGCGTTGTAGCCAAGGTCGCTCACACCCACCCGGCTGATCGAGCGCATGTCGACCGTGACCGAATCCTCGCCAGCGACTTCGACCCGAAGCGAGACGATGTCCTCGAAGCGCAACCACCCGGCATAGGCGACCGCTTCGAGGTGGCCACCTTCGGCATCGCTCATGATGATCGTCCAGCCCTTCGTCCTAGCCAGCTGCTCGGCGCGCGCGATCATTTCGGCGACCGTGCCGGGCATCGTCACGGTCTCGAGGTCGGGATAACCCTCGGCATGGAGTTTGCGCCATTCGGCTTCGGTTTCCACACCGCGCAAATTGTCTGCCGGGATGTCGAGCGCGGTGAAGGCGGGCGGATTGGCGAGATCGGTGGTGGCATCGTGGATCGCCGGATATTTCGCCGCCTCGCCCCGCAACCACAGACCTGTGCCCAGCAATGCGCCCGCCAGCACGATCGCGAGGAGCGCCGATTTGCTCGTTCGCCGCGCCAGGATCCAGCCGAGCACCAGCGCGAGCAGCGCCAGCACGATGATCAGCATGGCGGTATTGACCGGAAGCTCGCCGAGGTTGAACAGCGGCCGCAGTGGCAGGACGAAGCCCGTGAAACCGGCCAGCTTGTCGATCACGTCGTAGCGCGCGAGCGTCGTACCCACGACGGCGATCGCTGCGGCGATCAGCGCCAGTGTCAGTGCAATCTTGCCGAGCAACAGCGCCCATCCGTGCTTCGTCGTTGCAGCCATAATCGGTTCCCCTCTGGACAGTCCGTTGCCGCCTGTGTCACGGCGCTCGCGCTGTCCATAGCAGGAGCGTGACCGTGGCCGATAGCCTGATCCTCGAAGTGGCCGATTTCGAGCACGATGTGCTCACCGGCATCTATTCCGAAGAGACCGGCAAGGCGCAGCCGCTGCGCTTCACCATCCGCGTGTGGATGAAGCCTCTGGCGTCCTACGATGCGGAAACTCCGCTGGCAGACAGCAAGAACTACATGGATCTGAAATTCGCCGGATCCGAGGCCTTGCCCGAGGGCGTCCATTTCAAGCTGATCGAAGCGGTGGCCGATCACGTCTGCGAAACACTGTTCCTGCAGGATCAGCGCGTCGAGAAGGTGGAGGTGAAGATCGTCAAGCTCGCCATCGCCGAAGCGGGCGAGAAGATCGGGATCACGCTGACGCGCGAGCGTCGCGAATGAAGCTGGTGCGGATCGCCTCGCTGCCCGCCGAACCGCTGGATGCCGCGGCGGCGTTCCACGCCGAGTGGACCGGGAAGGTGCGCGAGGAGGCCGCGGATGTGCTGCTGGTCCTTCCGCCCGCCGACCATACGCACCGCAAATGGCGTCTCGGAGCGGTGCAGGAGCTCGCGCGCGAGGCCGCGCCGCGGCGGGTCAACGCGATCGCTTCGAGCGACGAGGCAGCGATCGACCGTGCGCGGGATTATCTCGCTGCAGCGCCGGGGATTACGGGACAATATCTGCCGCTGACAAAATAGTCGCGGCTTTTTGACCTGCATCAAAGCCGGCTTCGGCCAAGGCGCTCAAAGCTGTTTCCCGAAAGGAAGGAAACAGCCATGACCACACATCTCGAACGCGCGCAAATCGATGCGATTGCGGACATCCTGCCGCAGTTTGCGCCTGCCGAACCGCAGGTCGAACCGGTCGAAGTCGTCCGCACATTCGATTTTCCGCCCGCCGTCCACCTCGGCATTTGCGGCGTGTTCCTCGCCTATCTCGCGGTGATGGGTTTCGGGCTCGCATCGCCCGGCCTGCTGATCCCGAGGGCGATCTTCGCTCTTTTCACCGTGGCGCTGTTCGCGGTTCCGGCGCTGTGGGCGCGGATGGGTCCGCCCAATGCGGCCTGGAAACGCAGCTGGTCGGATTTCACCCAGCGCGGCGTAATGACGCTCAATGGTCGGGTTTCGGCGATCTCGGCGATGGCGCAGCTCTACATCGTGCCCGCCGTCGTGCTTATGTGGGGTATTGCGATCGTTGCGATCTGGGGGATGACGGCCTGAAGAGCCTGGCGTCAGGCTTCGGCAAGCAGCGCGGGGTCGAGCAATTCGATCCCGCGTTTTCCGTGGCGCTGGATCCCGCCATCGCGTTCGAACCTGGTGATCTGACGGCTGACCGTTTCGATCGTGAGGCCGAGTAGCGAGGCAAGCTCGGCCCGGCTTAACGGAAGCTCGAAAGTGCTGGCGGGGTGGCACGGCGAATCGCTGGCGGCCTTGGCAAAGGCCATCAGCGCGCCGCCGACCTTGTGGCGCGCGTCACCGCTCTGCGCCAGATCGAGCCAGCGCCGCGCATCGTGGAGATCTTCCTGCGTGCGTCGCAGCAGCGCGGCGCCCAATTTAGGAAACCGATCGATCGCATCTTCGAATTGCGGACGCGAGAACAGGCACACCCGGCTCTCAGTCAGGGCGACAATGTCGTGATCGGTGAAGGGGGCGAACAACTCGCCCGCGAACCCCGCAGGGTGGATCAGCGACAGGATGCGTTCGGTGCCATCGGGCGAGAGCGAGACGATCTTGAGCGCGCCGGTTACGAGCGTGGCGCAATTCGCGTTGTCGTCACCGGCGGCAAACAGTGTTTCGCCGGCGCCGAGCAGCTTGGTGCGCCCGCTTCGGGCGAGTTCGCGGCGCTCTTCGTCGTTGAGCGAGGCGCAGGCAGCGCGATCGCGCACCGGGCATTGGGCACAGGCAAGTGGTTCGGTCATCTGTTGCTCAAATTCCCGCCCAGTTTCGCAAGGCGTGCCAGTTCGTCGCTGGTTATGGCCGCGAGCTCATTTCGTGCCTCTGCAATATCCTGCATCAGCGCGTCGGCGATCGTCGCTTCGGCCAGCAGCACGTCGAGCTCGGCGAGCACGGCCAGCGTTGCATCGTGCGCCGATTGAAGTTCGGCGAGCGCAATCTGGGCCGAGGCATTGGCCTTCGACGTGATCGGAGTGCCGCGCGCGGCAGAAACGAGTCGCGCAGCTCTGGCCTCGACGTCGGCGAACTCCTGGTGGTTGGCTTTGCCGAGTTCGCGCAATTGTTTGACGCGGGTGTCGATGTCGGTCGAAAGCGGCTGGCGCGGTGCAGGCGGCGCGGGCGGTGCCGATTCGGCGCTTCCGCCCATCCGTTCGCCATCGCGAATCGCGAGGCTTGGATACTCTCCGCGCGGGCTTGCGCAGGCGGCGAGGGTCGTCATTAGCAGGATAAGGGGATAGACACGCTTCACGCGGGCCCCCATAGCACGGGCGACGCGTCCCGCCAGAGGCCAGATTTCCGGACCGTTTGCGTTGACAGCGCGACGACCTTGGCCTAACGGCAGCGCTTTCACGGCTACCGCGCCTTACCGCGCGACGTCGAAGTGCGGCTTTTCGGGGTCGCTGACTTACAGTAACGGATAAAGAGTAAGCACCATGTTCGCAGTCGTGCGCACGGGCGGAAAACAATATCGGGTTTCCGCCGGAGACAAAATCGCGGTCGAAAAGCTCGCTGGCGAAGCCGGCGACACCATCCAGCTGGGCGATGTCCTGCTGGCCGGTGATGGCGAAGACATCAAGGATGCCGCCAAGGTCAAGGTTTCGGCCGAGATCATTGCTCAGGCCAAGAGCGAGAAGGTCGTGGTGTTCAAGAAGCGCCGCCGCCACAATTATCGCCGCAAGGCCGGTCATCGCCAGCAGATGACCCTGCTGCGCATCACCCAGGTGGGCGATGCCAAGGCGGAGAAGAAGGCCGCGCCGAAGAAGGACGAGGCTCCGAAGGAAGACGCCAAGAAGGTGGCTCCGAAGAAGGCCCCCGCCAAGAAGGCGGACGACAAGCCTGCGGCGAAGAAGGCCGCGCCGAAAAAGGCTGCTCCCAAGAAGGACGCCGCCGAGAAGAAACCCGCCGCCAAGAAAACGGCTGCGAAGAAGACCGAAAAGAAGTAAGCCGGATTCGTCCGGTCAGGAGTTATTGAGCCATGGCACATAAAAAAGCAGGCGGTTCCTCGCGCAACGGTCGCGATTCGGCAGGACGTCGTCTTGGCGTGAAGAAGTTCGGCAGCGAAATCGTTGTTCCGGGCAACATCATCGTGCGTCAGCGCGGCACCAAATTCTATCCGGGCGCCAACGTCGGCATGGGCAAGGATCACACCCTTTTTGCCCTTACCGGCGGTCGTGTGCGATTCCACTCGGGCAAGCTCGATCGTAAATACGTATCGATTGACGAGATGGCAGTCGCCGCGGAATAGCGGACAGCCAGAACGGGGCTGTCCAACGGGACGGCCCCCGCCGGTGGTATAACCGGCCAATGAGGGAGAGGGGCCAGACCCGTCTCCCTTTTTTAGTCTCCCTCGCGTTTCCGGCCTTCGGAGGAGGTCGGGCCAAGAGGGGAAGACGAATGTTTCACAGATCCGAACGGCTGCTGTTGCGGCCACCATGGCCCGAAGACTGGCAGGCGATCCATTCCGCAGTCGCGGAAGAGACCGTGGTGCGCAATCTTGCCAATGCGCCCTGGCCCTATGACGAGGCCGATGCGCGACAATACGCCGCGATCCCGCAGGATCCGCGTGCGCCGCACTTCCTGCTCGTCCTGCCTACCGCAGATGGCTGGGAACTGGTCGGCAGTGCCGGGATGGGACGGCATGAAGGCGAGGTCGAGATCGGCTACTGGATTGCGCGCAAGTTCTGGGGGCGGGGCTTTGCCACCGAGGCCGCACGCGCGGTGATCGAGATCGCGCGGCTGTGTGGTCACCGCCGGCTGGTCGCGGGCCACTATGTCGATAATCCCGCCTCGGGCCGGGTGCTTGAAAAGGCCGGCTTCGTGCCGACCGGTCGCTTTGCCGAACGTCACAGCAAGGGGCGCGGCGGAAAGGCGCGAGCCCGGTTGTTTGCGCTGGACCTGGAAGCCGATGATCCTTGCATGACGGCGCAAGCGGCATAGAGAGAGCCCGATGGCTACGCGCAAACGTCTGACACCCGAGGAAAGCCGCGCAGGTGCGTTGCAGGCTGCGCGCGCGCTGCTGATCGAAACCGGTCCGCAAAGCGTCACGCTCAAGGCGGTCGCGGGGCGAATTGGGCGGACCCATGCGAATCTGCTGCACCATTTCGGTTCGGCTTCGGGGCTGCAGAAGGCGCTGGCCGAATATCTCGCGCAAACCGTATGCGAGACGATCATCGAGGTGGTCCGCGCCAACCGCGCCGGCCTCGGATCGCCGCGCGAAGTGGTCGATCTCGCTTTCGATGCGTTCGATCGCGAAGGCGCCGGACAGCTTGCGAGCTGGATGATCCTGTCGGGCAATGAAGACGCGCTCGACCCGATCGTCGAGACGATCCACC is part of the Alteriqipengyuania halimionae genome and encodes:
- a CDS encoding dihydroneopterin aldolase, coding for MADSLILEVADFEHDVLTGIYSEETGKAQPLRFTIRVWMKPLASYDAETPLADSKNYMDLKFAGSEALPEGVHFKLIEAVADHVCETLFLQDQRVEKVEVKIVKLAIAEAGEKIGITLTRERRE
- a CDS encoding SURF1 family cytochrome oxidase biogenesis protein, whose translation is MRRLPIFSTIIVAAAVATMIALGIWQLGRGTERDRLKQAMAERPAMAMLDYPFADPTDPRYLYRRLRADCDTVTGFEVAGGKDAADHTGWRQIATCRNDASGQTFKVQIGIAERPDAEVQWQGGPVQGLAAAAPDQRGFLQRLTFRPAHRPAMIVAADPKAGLQASRQPDPSEYENTSWGYAGQWFFFALTALVVYALALRRRWRDRS
- a CDS encoding DUF1499 domain-containing protein, producing the protein MAATTKHGWALLLGKIALTLALIAAAIAVVGTTLARYDVIDKLAGFTGFVLPLRPLFNLGELPVNTAMLIIVLALLALVLGWILARRTSKSALLAIVLAGALLGTGLWLRGEAAKYPAIHDATTDLANPPAFTALDIPADNLRGVETEAEWRKLHAEGYPDLETVTMPGTVAEMIARAEQLARTKGWTIIMSDAEGGHLEAVAYAGWLRFEDIVSLRVEVAGEDSVTVDMRSISRVGVSDLGYNAKRIRAFLGELAPTS
- a CDS encoding GNAT family N-acetyltransferase — protein: MFHRSERLLLRPPWPEDWQAIHSAVAEETVVRNLANAPWPYDEADARQYAAIPQDPRAPHFLLVLPTADGWELVGSAGMGRHEGEVEIGYWIARKFWGRGFATEAARAVIEIARLCGHRRLVAGHYVDNPASGRVLEKAGFVPTGRFAERHSKGRGGKARARLFALDLEADDPCMTAQAA
- a CDS encoding Rossmann fold domain-containing protein; this encodes MKLVRIASLPAEPLDAAAAFHAEWTGKVREEAADVLLVLPPADHTHRKWRLGAVQELAREAAPRRVNAIASSDEAAIDRARDYLAAAPGITGQYLPLTK
- a CDS encoding cytochrome c oxidase subunit 3, translating into MAGSKTHDYHILDPDPWPLIGSFSALTFTTGMVLSMHPEELPFGTPVLIAGIIGLVFTFFSWFGNIIREAQAGDHTPVVQLHLRYGMILFIASEVMFFVGWFWSWFDFALFPSTLSDAIGGQFPPVAIEGVINAFDLPLLNTLILLCSGTTVTWAHHSLINGDRDGLKKGLWATIILGVIFSCIQAYEYSVAPFPFGENTYSSAFYMATGFHGFHVIIGTIFLIVCLVRAYKGHFTPKQHFGFEAAAWYWHFVDVVWLFLFIAIYVWGGWGYPTH
- the rpmA gene encoding 50S ribosomal protein L27, encoding MAHKKAGGSSRNGRDSAGRRLGVKKFGSEIVVPGNIIVRQRGTKFYPGANVGMGKDHTLFALTGGRVRFHSGKLDRKYVSIDEMAVAAE
- a CDS encoding TetR/AcrR family transcriptional regulator, with the protein product MATRKRLTPEESRAGALQAARALLIETGPQSVTLKAVAGRIGRTHANLLHHFGSASGLQKALAEYLAQTVCETIIEVVRANRAGLGSPREVVDLAFDAFDREGAGQLASWMILSGNEDALDPIVETIHRVVDEVASEADCNEAKRRVREDTLTLVLMALGDALMGQPLAKSLELPRTSARDRAEQMLAASLALNEAEREA
- a CDS encoding ABC-F family ATP-binding cassette domain-containing protein: MSLLTLSGVACAAPDSTPLFSGLDLALGHEAVGLVGRNGSGKSTLLAAIAGRIAPVAGEIVRPGRVAMLDQSPDPQLSVAETLGVTEKLARLDRIERGALEGDDLDAADWSLTTRIEQALAQAGLPTIELARTLSTLSGGERTRVAIAAMLIDQPDVLLLDEPTNNLDRAGRDAIAALLRDWNGGALVASHDRELLAQVDRIVELTRVGVHIVGGGWEEFQRIRTAERERAERALESSEHALASTRREAQREREKQDRRDSRGRARRVSRSQPKILLDARQERAERTAARYRTGGADQVGEAEEKREAARADVEREIPIDMALPPSGLAANHVLIEARNLNRRVGSRTLFSGIDLTVRGPERVAIEGPNGSGKTTLMRLLAGKDSPDGGDIQRDGARIAWLDQHLSLLDPRETLIEAMPRLNPGLTREAAHGALAGFGFRNVWAEREVNGLSGGERMRLALACLFAAPTPPQMLLLDEPTNHLDLAATEQLEAALADWDGAIVCVSHDAGFLTAIGVQRRLDLGD
- a CDS encoding class I SAM-dependent methyltransferase — its product is MSVALCAAPQLMIGEAWDDYGLIDSGNGRKYERYGRFRFIRPEPLALWQPRLDEWPADGEFVPGSDEDGGGRWNLSPEVPEDGWTLHRGAAKFTAQCTPFRHLGFFPDMAPVWDWMGAQLGSRDESADRPTMNLFGYTGVGSLALSEQGPVTHVDASKKSVAQARENAAMSGMEDRPIRWLVDDAMKFAAREVRRENRYDGIILDPPKFGRGPKNETWRIEEGLPALIDDCGQLLDPDSRFLFLTVYAVRMSALSLGQLLAEKLAHLPGTVEFGELAVREEGEGGRILPTALFARWSNA
- the rplU gene encoding 50S ribosomal protein L21; translated protein: MFAVVRTGGKQYRVSAGDKIAVEKLAGEAGDTIQLGDVLLAGDGEDIKDAAKVKVSAEIIAQAKSEKVVVFKKRRRHNYRRKAGHRQQMTLLRITQVGDAKAEKKAAPKKDEAPKEDAKKVAPKKAPAKKADDKPAAKKAAPKKAAPKKDAAEKKPAAKKTAAKKTEKK
- a CDS encoding Crp/Fnr family transcriptional regulator, with product MTEPLACAQCPVRDRAACASLNDEERRELARSGRTKLLGAGETLFAAGDDNANCATLVTGALKIVSLSPDGTERILSLIHPAGFAGELFAPFTDHDIVALTESRVCLFSRPQFEDAIDRFPKLGAALLRRTQEDLHDARRWLDLAQSGDARHKVGGALMAFAKAASDSPCHPASTFELPLSRAELASLLGLTIETVSRQITRFERDGGIQRHGKRGIELLDPALLAEA
- the thrC gene encoding threonine synthase; the protein is MRYVSTRGGPATSSARDAILSGTAPDGGLWMPEAIPQLPAERIAELAELPYPDLAALILSPFIGDAIDDQRLLDLCIEAYAGFDDPEVAPLVPLAGRHWLLELFRGPTLAFKDFALQVLGRVLAELVGERPLVLVGATSGDTGSAAIAAVAGRPNIALVMLHPEGRVSEVQRRQMTTVDAPNIVNLAVRGSFDDCQRLVKQLFAEGVGDLRLGAVNSINWLRIAAQVPYYFAAAAKLNAIEHPVAFAVPSGNFGNACAGYVARAMGLPIERLIIATNSNDILHRAFTTGLYERGEALATTAPAMDIQVASNFERMLFVADREAVPEQMKALAENGRFHLTHAQRDLVDARFSSASADEPAIVAATRWANERAGQVIDPHTAAGLHAALHSDLPHDVPIVTLGTAHPAKFPDAVAAALGERPPMTEALQEMFARPELYEVVDADAEAIAGHVRKLAGPSA